In Zootoca vivipara chromosome 15, rZooViv1.1, whole genome shotgun sequence, the genomic window TTGCTGAATACGTCTTCTCGCTTTTCGGAGGGCAGTTGAGGCAAAGCAAGGCCCCGCCGATGATCAGGAGGCTGCTGGAGGCCCAGCCGATGAACAAGGAGGGTCCGAAATCCCGTCTCATGTTGACGGAGAGCAGGGGGTTGTGGAAGTCCTGGATGATGGCATGGGTGGCCCAGCAGAGGGGGATGAGGAGCAGGAATCCCGAGATGATGAAGAAGACGCCAGCTGCAACGATGACCCGGGCCTTAGGGACTTCCTCCTCCACACAGTTGGTGCACTTGCCGCCCAGGATGGCAAAGCAGGTACCCACCAGCGCCAGCACGATGGCGATGACCACCAGGGCCCGGCCGGCCT contains:
- the LOC118096706 gene encoding claudin-4-like, which codes for MASMGIQVLGISLSIIGWLGSLVCCILPMWKVAISQEDNILLSKRIWEGLWMNCVMQSTGQMQCTQYEAILGLPQDIQAGRALVVIAIVLALVGTCFAILGGKCTNCVEEEVPKARVIVAAGVFFIISGFLLLIPLCWATHAIIQDFHNPLLSVNMRRDFGPSLFIGWASSSLLIIGGALLCLNCPPKSEKTYSAKYMAARSGPASNYV